DNA from Pelodiscus sinensis isolate JC-2024 chromosome 1, ASM4963464v1, whole genome shotgun sequence:
gcaggggagaggaaggcagggcaggggaagggaggggtataggagaaaaggcacagaggggcattgcaaaggccccttgtggggaggccctagggagagtctcacagctggccctggctgaaactctccctcagggcctcccagatgcacacaaccccctgattggcctggcctgccagatggcagccgtATGTAGCTGCCCGACGGCCCTGGCAAGACgcttggcctctgccccccaccgtgGCAGGAACCTCTCTCCCTTATGTTTacaaaggttgtggaggacacagccaCCACTTGAGGGATATTCTAATTGCTGAGGAAACTCCCTTTCAGAGGACCAAAGGCACTCTCTACAATAATGCGGGTCCTGCTGAGCCTGCCATTGAAGTGGCCCTTGCTTTGGTTAAGTTGTCCGGTGTAGGGCTTCCTCAGccaagggagcagagggtaggctgcatcccctacAATGCACATCgacatgtccacatccctgaccctgatggtgcagtcaggggaaaaagtgctggtgtgcatCTCCTGGTACAGGCTGAAGATGCAGGTGTCATACGCCTTCCTCGACCGCCTGACACTGATGTCCGTACACTGGCCACAGTGGTCCACGagagcctgcaggaccatcattttatcccctggctaatagccttttatggacctaacctccatgaaattatctagcttctctttaaactctgttatagtcctagccttcacagcctcctctggcaagaagttccacaggttgactacacgctgtgtgaagaactttattagttttaaacctgctccccattaatttcatttggtgtcctctagttcttctatttagggaactaataaataactcttctttatcggccctctccacaccactcatgattttatctacctctatcatatcccccctcagtctcctcttttctaaactgaaaagtcccagtcgctttaacctctcctcatatgggacccgttccaaacccctaatcatttagttgcccttttctgaactgtccacgataattccaagatctctttcctgatttgtcgtagccaaattagcccccatcatactgtacgtatagttggggttatttttcccgatgtgcattactttacacttatccacattaaatttcatttgccattttgttgcccaatcactcagtttggtgagatctttttggagtccctcacagtctgcttcagtcttgactatcctaaacagtttggtatcatccgcaaactttactacctcactgcttacccctttttccagatcatttatgaataagttgaaaaggatcggtcccaggactgacctttggggtacaccactagttacccctctccaatctgaaaatttaccatttattcctaccctttgtttcctgtcttttaaccagttctcaatccaagaaaggagcttccctcttatcccatggccatgtaatttacacaagagcctttggtgagggaccttgtcaaaggctttctgaaaatctaagtatactatatctactggatcccccttgtctgcatgtttgttaaccccttcaaagaactctaacagattagtaagacaggatttccctttacagaaaccatgttgacttttgtccaacaaattatgttcttctacatgcttcacaattttattctttactattgtttcgactaatttgcccggtactgaagttagacttacccgtctgtaattgccaggattgcctctacagccctttttaaatattggtgtcacgttggctaccttccagtcattaggtatggaagccgattttaGCTGAATATCCCTCTTCTTAACTGAAACAAAGCAAATACTCCTCCTACACACTTGTTAcattgtcacgttattggattctagagatcactgttgcacccatggggggtgtctgccccaaaagtctgtacaaagggggtcatCTGAGGTATCACATGAAatcttatgttctactgattctgtatatgctattcatgtacttgtataatgtctgtatgtggagttataattatgtactctgtgttgacgCTGGAAGGTTCTCTGTCTGCagcagagcaatgggcaaagaatgttcagctagtggctatgctaattagcaaggctccagggacaatagatctctaTGTGTCAgagacacacctgaggaatgtcaGGATACCTGCAAGCCAGCCAGAATAATggttgctgacttgggacacaaggataggtcactggaccatgtgacctgcagtgacctgctctggccaggaagatgccaagggaggtatataagtgccatgtggcaccctccatctggtCTTCACTTTAGCTCCTGATCCCTGATGCAGacttgcagggaacaacgagccaGAAAGAATTGTGgatccatcctgacataggaattacaccagagacttttaagatagcaatttataacatctctgctaagagcctgtattgagaactggatgattcaatgcatgtaatgtattttctttaacaaccttactctcatgcttttctttcctttagtaattcacctttagattgtagattctaaaggattggttcAGCGTGGTCTTCTGGGTAAGATCCTGACTGTAAATTGACCTGgaaactgtggctggtttcttgagACCGGAAGaacctgttcggggtaggtgaggttgggttctataacccctcacctatgtgttaggcccggggctgattggggcacaggaagagctgggatgtcagagggattttgctcaagaggcttctggctggccagattggcagctgaagcgttCGGTGTGAccggtttgtggcctatttgagaaggtctccagtctggggctataaggagccctgagtttgagcaatttgcccagaGCAGACACCCTCAGCGGTGCAGAGCACCCCCCTGCTGCAggcaccaccaccacacacttaGGTAAAGCCTGTCTTGTCACTTTGATCAACTAACTTCCACATCCATCCACAGCTCCTAGGCTTTTCCAGTTATCTCCCTCTCTTTCAGCATTTTCAGAgtagaattaactaattaataATCACAGTGTGCCTGTAATTGCTTCAATATTTATTAGATgagtggctggggcagagggttagctTCTTTAGGAGGGTAGTAATTATTTGTTGTAATAAAAACTAGATAATTTTAGCTTTTCTGCCCATATGAAAAACTCTTGAGATGTTGTGATCAGAACTATAGCAACACAATACAATAACTTGCCTTTTAAAAGGAATAAACACCCTGGACACAGCTCCTGTCTATCACTAACAACAAAGATCTCTCACTATATCCCCTAGTATTAGAAAGCTAGAGGCATGTTATCAATTCCTGGTTTATTGGTCAAAAAGACTGTGTCTTTCCTTGCCATAAACCTTGACTAACCAGCTCTTTTATACTTGGGCACAGCAAATAATAAATTAATGTAAAGTAGAAGTAAATGAAACTTTTTTCAGTAAAAAATGTTTTGACAAGGTTTCACAAATTCAAGTTGATTTTGCTGAATTTTGTTgagaatgtgtttttaaaatttaaatttggttttgagattttaaaaatattttgttggaaatgatttcaaaatggtctttagttttgctttttaaaaataaaaatgttttaaaattaagatacaaatatatattttttttcaacaaaatgtttttcttttcagtGAAAATAGAAAAAATTGGGTTGAGGAACTTAccctacattttcaaaattgccAATGAACTACAAAATCTATCATTTGCCTAGTTCAAATGTAGAGTTTCTCCCTCAACCAAAAGGAGGTATTGTGCTTATACTTAGTTCCCACGCTAGTAACAAGATGAAAACAAACAAGAGAAACATCCTGCCACAAGTCAAAACACAATTAAAGAATGAATAAAATGACTAACACAGAAGTTacaattaaacaaaaattaaattaaaacaattaaaacaaaaaaacttaaaataacattttctgcTACTAGAAGGAAGTGTTAGGAAAAGCCAGAATAGTTCTCCCCACCCTGCAAAACAGTCTTTCTCTGACAGATGAGATGCCTCTATGTCTCAAACTATACGCAGCTGAAAAGGACTAATTTCCTCCCATCAACAGCTCTAGCTGCCAAAATCCAGAAGAGATGGAAAATGCCATTTACCAGGAAGCAGAACTCCTGTGAGTGCAGGGACTATCCAGGATAGTGACcaattagagcagtggtctccaaccttttaaagcatgagatcactttttgaatttaagggcaatccaagatctacctcaaacccaaatacctctgccccacctcctttgtgccccttctccgaggccccacccctgctcactcttcCACcgtccctctcccatcctccctctctttcatcaggctggggcagagggttagggttcAGGCTGTGGTCTTGGATTaaaggatctggagtgtgagaggggctctgagctgagcttggggcaggcagttgaggtggcagagggggttctaggcTCTAGGACAGTGTTTGGATGCAAAGGTGCTCgggactagggcaggggtttAGGGTGCTTGGGACTagggcaccagctgggcactgcttacctcagtaAGTGGTGCAGTAgcgctaaggcaggcttacccctgccctggccctgcaccactcccagggCCAGCAagctccatcccaagtcctgctgtgccccccactctgctctgtggagataagatacagggaaagagaggggacatcttgacatcagcgcccctcttctccttcccctgccctgcacagcaagaaggagctcctggggtggggggagacagctccaaggcaaagggcaggaggtgcacagcagtgtggggaggggcagctgaagtgccagcacttgatcgcctctcttggccaaaccagtcaggatcacctgtcagaggctccaagatctacattGTAATGACTTCAGGTATTTACTCCATTGTAcactacatggctacgtctacactggccccttttccggaaggggcatgtaaatttcaccagtcgtcgtagggaaatccgcgggggatttaaatatcccccgcggcatttaaataaaaatgtccaccgcttttttccagcttttaaaaaagccggaaaagagcggccccaatcctccggaaaaagtgcccttttccggagggtcttattcctacttcaaagggcactttttccggaggatcggggccagtgtagacgctcttttccggcttttttaaaagccggaaaaaagcggcggacatttttatttaaatgccgcgggggatatttaaatcccccgcggatttccctacgacgactggtgaaatttacatgccccttccggaaaaggggccagtgtagacgtagcccataggtTTAAGAGATTTGGCCAGGAAAGTTAGTACCAAGATATAGGAGCTTAAACACCTGTAATCATTATAACTTGAAAAAAAAGCAGCCCAATAATAAACAACAATAGCATTAGTAAGAGTGCCATAGACACACAGGCACGGCCCAACGTTTGTCTAAACAGCCTCTGTCCTAAATGAATAACTGTGCTGAATACACAGGCTGCACTGCCCGCGACAAAACGAGGGATCCCACAGGCTGGCGAAAGGACCACGGGGCCAGCTGGAAGCGAAACACCAGTTGTGCATGCCGGCAGCTGTAAGAGCGATCTCCGCCAGCCCCATCACGTACAGCAGGGACGGTCCTTCCCCTGCGCGTAACAAAGCAGCGCCCGCAATCGCTGTCCCTTTAAGGGGCGGGGCCATCTCGAGCCACGGAAGTCCGTGGGCTCGTTGGAACGTTGTGTATCATTTTCGCTCCCCCCGCGTTCTGCGGAGCGGGAACGTGACAGGTCGGCCCGCAGCGGGGGCTCGGATCCGCAGCTGAGCTTGCTGCTCGCGGCAGGGAGGCTGCGCGTGAATGAAACTGGCTCCTGGGAGGCAGCGGCGCCGGGGCAAGGAGCGAGATGCATGGAGGTGAAGCGGCCAGCGGTTTGGCTGTGAAGGGAATGCAGAGCCTCGCCTCTAGGAGAGCCAGGCTGTGgccctctgctgccagctcttGCCTGGGAGGAGGTTGCGCACGAATGTAAGAACGGAGATTGTTGTCTCCCCTCGGGCTCCCGCGAGTCCATAGTCACTCACCGGTGGAGGGGAGCAAGTCAGCCCCAACCCAAGCCTCTCATTCCATAACAGCAGATTCTGGTGCTGAAGGGCATAGATaatgtggggatttttttttctttacacacTAGAACAAAACCGAATCTTGTAAATCCAGCTTTTGAGCGTCATCTCGTTTTCTTTGTTCTCCAGATTTTTGCCAACATTGAACCAAAACAACAAATGACAAATGTTTGATTTGGTTGCTGTTGTTATCTGTCTGGGCTGCCCTACTCACCAATAGATAGATATACAACtttatctgccttttttttttaaacttccaggACTATGATTGCATGGGGCTGCACTTCTAGGATTTACCTTTTCAATTTAAGGTCCTTCAATATAAAGAAAAACCTGGTTTGGATAAGATGGGGTAATAAATCTGTCATTTCCCCATCTAGCAATAAACATAGCTTGATCAAAACTCAAGCGTTGGCTAAGACCATCTTAGTGTGTTGGGGGATCACAGAGGTTTCTGTTGTGAGATGCCAGGAAGTATCAAATCGAAGTGTATCTTCATTCCCGGAACCTGCCAAAGACAAACAACCTTTAGCTGGATTTTTCTGGCGTCTTGGCTTTGCCCTTCGCCTAGGACTCCGGGCTTGTGTTCTCTGGTTGAAGTTTGGCCCCTTGCTTCTGCTTTATCCTGTGACCTATCTGTCTTCAACTTTTTCAGCCCTCTGGCTCCATCTTCTGCTCAAAGCCACAGAGTCCTCAGGCCCCACTTATATCAAACTGGGCCAGTGGGCATGTACCAGGAGAGATCTCTTCTCTGAAGAGTTCTGCATCAAGTTTTCCAAGCTTCATGTCAAGGTGACCCCTCATCCCTGGGGTTACACCAAATATTTCCTGAAGAAAACATTTGGGGAAGACTGGAAGAGAGTCCTCAAGTTTAAAAGCAAGGAACCCATTGGCTCGGGCTGTGTTGCCCAGGTCTATAAAGCTTATGCCGATGCCACTACTATTGATGACCCCCGGTTTGAGGAACTAGTGAAGAACTCTGAAACAGAATCTGCTTTTGCAGCCTGGGAGGTGTCTGGTCTTAGGGGCCTCTTCAGGTGGCCCTGGAAAAGGAAGGCTGGAGAGACGTTGGAAGAAAGCAGTGCAGACCAGTCACTTCAGGAAGAACGCTTGGATGAAGGTATTCATAGAAATGCTCTCTCTGAGGAGCAAATGTCTGGATCTCAGCTAACTACAAAGACCTCATCTGTTGACAATTTAGATGAGATGGACCATCTTATTCCGGTCGCCATTAAAGTAAGTAATATATATTGTTGGATGATGACTGGAATTAGAGATTGCTGAATTAATCTGATGGAGAGTTTAGTTCT
Protein-coding regions in this window:
- the ADCK2 gene encoding putative aarF domain-containing protein kinase 2 isoform X1: MIAWGCTSRIYLFNLRSFNIKKNLVWIRWGNKSVISPSSNKHSLIKTQALAKTILVCWGITEVSVVRCQEVSNRSVSSFPEPAKDKQPLAGFFWRLGFALRLGLRACVLWLKFGPLLLLYPVTYLSSTFSALWLHLLLKATESSGPTYIKLGQWACTRRDLFSEEFCIKFSKLHVKVTPHPWGYTKYFLKKTFGEDWKRVLKFKSKEPIGSGCVAQVYKAYADATTIDDPRFEELVKNSETESAFAAWEVSGLRGLFRWPWKRKAGETLEESSADQSLQEERLDEGIHRNALSEEQMSGSQLTTKTSSVDNLDEMDHLIPVAIKVLHPGLVHQVQIDLLLMKMGSKIIGLFPGFKWLSMTEIVEEFEKLMTQQLDLRYEARNLERFQKNFLDVDFVKFPTPLHPFVTRNILVETFEESEPISQYLHAEVSTVLRQRLAKMGIDMLLKMVFVDNFVHADLHPGNILVQGITSFNAGRKDQTAIVDMCDTLIVEVQPSSCPLRLMLLDTGIVAELKGADLQNFKAVFAAVVQGQGERVAELILHHARANQCQDIERFKAEMAELVTKARMNTVALGKLQVANLLSSVFKLLMVHKVKLESNFASVVFAIMVLEGLARSLDPELDILEAAKPLLIRTAASLLP
- the ADCK2 gene encoding putative aarF domain-containing protein kinase 2 isoform X2, encoding MIAWGCTSRIYLFNLRSFNIKKNLVWIRWGNKSVISPSSNKHSLIKTQALAKTILVCWGITEVSVVRCQEVSNRSVSSFPEPAKDKQPLAGFFWRLGFALRLGLRACVLWLKFGPLLLLYPVTYLSSTFSALWLHLLLKATESSGPTYIKLGQWACTRRDLFSEEFCIKFSKLHVKVTPHPWGYTKYFLKKTFGEDWKRVLKFKSKEPIGSGCVAQVYKAYADATTIDDPRFEELVKNSETESAFAAWEVSGLRGLFRWPWKRKAGETLEESSADQSLQEERLDEGIHRNALSEEQMSGSQLTTKTSSVDNLDEMDHLIPVAIKVLHPGLVHQVQIDLLLMKMGSKIIGLFPGFKWLSMTEIVEEFEKLMTQQLDLRYEARNLERFQKNFLDVDFVKFPTPLHPFVTRNILVETFEESEPISQYLHAEVSTVLRQRLAKMGIDMLLKMVFVDNFVHADLHPGNILVQGITSFNAGRKDQTAIVDMCDTLIVEVQPSSCPLRLMLLDTGIVAELKGADLQNFKAVFAAVVQGQGERVAELILHHARANQCQDIERFKAEMAELVTKARMNTVALGKLQVANLLSSVFKLLMVHKVHGNY